The following coding sequences lie in one Arachis hypogaea cultivar Tifrunner chromosome 9, arahy.Tifrunner.gnm2.J5K5, whole genome shotgun sequence genomic window:
- the LOC112712895 gene encoding uncharacterized protein, which produces MASKYAIVIIGLLALVIITPSKIVARDLPQIISSYKAGSGIAKDILVGGNPAHAPNQAYREEKSESNVGLDGLVEQGIVEGSLIKFCKRACCALNRCICCDFLSSFDPLSAGN; this is translated from the exons ATGGCTTCAAAATATGCAATAGTCATTATAGGACTCTTAGCTTTGGTTATTATTACTCCTTCAAAGATAGTTGCCAGAGATCTTCCTCAGATTATCTCTAGTTATAAAGCAG GTAGTGGCATTGCCAAGGATATATTAGTTGGAGGCAACCCTGCTCATGCCCCAAACCAAG CATATAGGGAAGAAAAATCAGAATCAAATGTTGGATTAGATGGATTGGTTGAACAAGGTATCGTGGAAGGAAGTCTAATTAAATTTTGTAAGAGGGCTTGCTGCGCCTTGAACCGGTGTATATGTTGTGACTTCTTGTCTTCCTTTGATCCACTATCTGCGGGTAACTAA